A section of the Chlamydiota bacterium genome encodes:
- a CDS encoding NAD(+) kinase, translating into MKTNAAKRRGIRTVALVANARKRGAAATVARIARFLRGRGMRLVADPETARLLGEEAIARDDETLRGEADLAVSVGGDGTVLKAARIVAGSRVPLMGINLGGLGFLTATARAGASRCLKEALRGRLRAEERMMLRVSLVRGGREICAHVALNDAVIGKGAQARLMALETFIGDEFLVTYVADGLIISSPTGSTAYSLSAGGALVSPALDAIMVTPICPHMLTNRPIIVPGGKAVRARISTHGREATLSIDGQVNEALADGDEVSVAKAEGRLTLLASPRRTHFTLLREKLHWGGRTLHG; encoded by the coding sequence GTGAAGACGAACGCGGCGAAACGGCGCGGCATCCGCACAGTCGCCCTCGTGGCCAACGCGCGCAAGAGGGGGGCGGCCGCGACGGTCGCGCGGATTGCGCGGTTCCTGCGCGGGCGCGGGATGCGCCTCGTCGCCGATCCGGAGACCGCCCGGCTCCTCGGGGAGGAGGCGATAGCCAGGGACGACGAAACCCTGCGGGGGGAGGCGGACCTTGCGGTGAGCGTCGGCGGCGACGGCACGGTCCTGAAGGCGGCGCGCATCGTGGCCGGGAGCCGGGTCCCTCTGATGGGGATCAACCTCGGCGGCCTCGGCTTCCTCACCGCCACCGCGCGCGCCGGGGCCTCCCGGTGCCTCAAGGAGGCGCTCCGGGGGAGGCTCCGCGCCGAGGAGCGGATGATGCTCAGGGTATCCCTCGTGCGCGGCGGGCGGGAGATCTGCGCGCACGTCGCCCTGAACGACGCGGTGATCGGGAAGGGGGCCCAGGCGCGCCTGATGGCGCTGGAGACGTTTATCGGGGACGAGTTCCTCGTCACCTACGTCGCCGACGGCCTGATCATCTCGAGCCCCACCGGATCCACCGCCTACTCGCTCTCCGCGGGGGGGGCCCTTGTCAGCCCCGCCTTGGATGCTATAATGGTAACGCCGATCTGCCCGCACATGCTCACGAACCGTCCGATCATCGTGCCGGGCGGGAAAGCGGTGCGGGCGCGGATCTCGACGCACGGGCGCGAAGCGACGCTCTCGATAGACGGGCAGGTGAACGAGGCGCTGGCGGACGGCGACGAGGTGTCGGTGGCGAAGGCGGAGGGGCGGCTCACGCTGCTCGCCTCCCCGCGGAGGACGCACTTCACGCTGCTCAGGGAGAAGCTCCACTGGGGAGGACGGACGCTGCATGGCTAG
- a CDS encoding 4Fe-4S dicluster domain-containing protein, protein MARVTIDITRCKGCELCVESCPQGVIAMSKSLNDKGVHFAQPARIEECTGCGLCAMMCPDVIIEVDREETPAPAHAPRPPELDPAGTPPEP, encoded by the coding sequence ATGGCTAGGGTCACCATAGACATCACGCGCTGCAAGGGGTGCGAACTCTGCGTGGAGTCGTGCCCCCAGGGCGTCATCGCCATGTCGAAGTCCCTCAACGACAAGGGGGTCCACTTCGCGCAGCCGGCCCGCATCGAGGAGTGTACCGGGTGCGGCCTCTGCGCGATGATGTGCCCCGACGTCATCATCGAGGTGGACCGGGAGGAGACCCCGGCCCCTGCGCACGCCCCCCGCCCCCCCGAACTGGACCCCGCGGGGACACCCCCGGAACCGTAG
- a CDS encoding 3-methyl-2-oxobutanoate dehydrogenase subunit VorB, with translation MAKKKLMCGNEALSEAAIAAGCRCYFGYPITPQNEVTSYMSRRMPEVGGQFVQSESELAAINMVFGASAVGARAITSSSSPGISLMQEGISYIAGCELPAVIVNIMRGGPGLGNIGPSQADYFQATRGGGHGDYHVIVLAPASVQELVDHVFLAFDLADRYRNPVMILGDGVLGQMVEPVEISAKRHARLPAKEWALTGCAGREPNKVRSLVLGDNELLAHNNKLQARYRQIAETEMRAESFQTDGAELLLVAYGTPSRTCRAALKEFRARGYRVGLFRPVTLWPFPAAALTEAAKAARVVLVVEMSAGQLIQDVRLALGKSPAQVELLGKPGGEVIQKAEVNAAIEKVVEAHGLKRR, from the coding sequence ATGGCGAAAAAGAAGCTGATGTGCGGGAACGAGGCGCTCTCGGAGGCGGCCATCGCGGCCGGGTGCCGGTGCTACTTCGGCTACCCGATCACGCCGCAGAACGAGGTGACCTCCTATATGTCGCGGCGGATGCCGGAGGTCGGCGGGCAGTTCGTGCAGAGCGAGAGCGAGCTCGCCGCCATCAACATGGTCTTCGGCGCCTCCGCGGTCGGCGCCCGGGCGATCACCTCCTCCTCGAGCCCCGGCATCAGCCTGATGCAGGAGGGGATCTCGTACATCGCGGGGTGCGAGCTCCCCGCGGTCATCGTGAACATCATGCGCGGCGGCCCCGGTCTCGGCAACATCGGCCCGAGCCAGGCCGACTACTTCCAGGCGACCCGCGGCGGCGGCCACGGCGACTACCACGTGATCGTTCTCGCACCCGCGAGCGTGCAGGAGCTGGTGGACCATGTCTTCCTCGCCTTCGATCTCGCCGACAGATACCGGAACCCGGTGATGATCCTCGGGGACGGCGTGCTCGGGCAGATGGTCGAACCGGTGGAGATCTCCGCCAAACGGCATGCGCGGCTCCCGGCGAAGGAGTGGGCGCTCACCGGGTGCGCGGGCAGGGAGCCCAACAAGGTGCGCTCGCTCGTGCTCGGCGACAACGAGCTCCTCGCGCACAACAACAAGCTCCAGGCGAGATACCGTCAGATCGCCGAGACGGAGATGCGCGCGGAGTCGTTCCAGACCGACGGCGCCGAGCTCCTCCTGGTCGCCTACGGAACGCCGTCGCGGACCTGCCGCGCCGCGCTCAAGGAGTTCAGGGCGCGGGGGTACCGGGTCGGCCTCTTCAGGCCGGTCACGCTTTGGCCGTTCCCGGCGGCGGCGCTCACCGAGGCCGCGAAGGCGGCGCGTGTCGTCCTCGTGGTCGAGATGAGCGCCGGGCAGCTCATCCAGGATGTGCGCCTCGCCCTCGGGAAATCGCCGGCGCAGGTGGAGCTTCTCGGCAAGCCGGGCGGCGAGGTGATCCAGAAGGCCGAGGTGAACGCGGCGATCGAGAAGGTCGTCGAGGCGCACGGCCTCAAGAGAAGGTGA